The genomic region TCTTGCATACAGCCAGGACGCCAGCAACCCTCAATACAAAACCGCAAGCGCCTGGTCGGAAGCGCCTGTGTCGGCCGGTGTTAACATCACAACGGCCGATGTGGATCTGACGGATGAAAACGTCTTCGCCTTCGGTGTGTTTGGTGACTATTACACGGGTCAGAATCTCTCCGTGGGTCTTTCCCTTGACTACTGGGCGGATGAGTTCAATTCATCACGCGCGCAACGCGTGGATCTGGAAAATCTGATCATAGGAGCGAATGCCAAATTTCATTTCACCAACATCATGGCTGGCCTGAAGCCATATGTGTTGGCAGGTCTTGCTGCCCATCGCTTTCAAGTGAGCACGGCGCGCCGTGATCCCAGTGCGGACGCGACCGATGTCCTCTCTGAATATGATCGCGACCTTCAGGATGTGGAAGGTGAACTGGGCGCGGATTTCGGCGCGGGTTTGAGTTACACCATTCAACCCGCGATGGATCTGGTAGGGGAACTCAAATATCGGCGTGTACTGGATCGCACCCTGGACCTCGATCAGATGAATTATTCTCTAGCCCTCGCCTATATGATGTAAAGCGAGCCCAATTCTTTGCAGACTCAAGGTGGAACCGATTTTGCTAGGTGATCCCTGTGTCTGCAAAAATGGAGCACATCTATGATTTCAGAAAACATGGAACACACGACCGAAGGACAAATGGCCCAGGCCCCTGTGGATCCGAATCCACCCCGGCATCAACCTCCGGCACCGCCACCGCCTTCCCGGCAGCCTGAACCCCAGCCAGGTTCACCTCCCGGCGATATTCCGCCGATGGTTCCGGCTCCGCCCGAGGCGCCCGAGCCCTTTCCTCATCCGCACCCCATCCCGGATCCAACGATTCCGGAACCAGGTCCTCCAGTCTTCCAGTGAGGTCTGTTCAAAGCCTGAGCACTGCATCCCTTCGGTGACCCGGAGGGGGGCTGTGCCCTACATAAGTCATAATGATTTATTCAAGCGTATCGCCTGGGACCACTGGGCCGCCAGGATTTCATGCTAGTAAAACTATTCAGACGCTTGCTGCCCGGCCAGGACGAGTTTCTCTTGCCGTTCGAAGACACAAATGAAATTATGAACAGGAACCCGATAACCCTTCGTCCC from Oligoflexus sp. harbors:
- a CDS encoding porin family protein encodes the protein MQKSSLPVLLPLSCLLFVPLAYSQDASNPQYKTASAWSEAPVSAGVNITTADVDLTDENVFAFGVFGDYYTGQNLSVGLSLDYWADEFNSSRAQRVDLENLIIGANAKFHFTNIMAGLKPYVLAGLAAHRFQVSTARRDPSADATDVLSEYDRDLQDVEGELGADFGAGLSYTIQPAMDLVGELKYRRVLDRTLDLDQMNYSLALAYMM